The sequence below is a genomic window from Nocardia fluminea.
GTCGTGGCCGCCGATCATCATGTCGCGGGTCAGTTTTCGTACGACTCCGCCGATGACCCAGTGGTAGCGCAGTGCTTCCTTCATCACCGCTTCGAGGTACGCGGTGTCGCCGTCGAGCGCGGCTCGGCGGGCGAGATCCTGCTGGACGGGGTCGGCGGCCAGTTCGCGGAGCGCCCATGACAGCGCGGCCGAGGTCGTCTCGTGCCCGGCGGCGAGCAGGGTGACCAGCTGATCGCGGAGTTCGTCCGGGGTGAGCGGGGTGTCGTCGTCCCTGCCCGCCGCCATGAGTCGTGACAGCACATCAGCGCCCGGGGCGTCACCGGTGCGGCGCTGCTCGATCTCTGCGTAGAGGTGGGCGTCCAGACCGGCCCGGTCGTGCTGGAACCGTCTCCAGGGTCCGCGATTCTGTAGGGCCGGGTAGCGGGAACCGAGCAGGGTGAGCGGGGAGATGTCGGTGATGCGGCGCATCGGTGGACCGAGCAGGTCGCGGCGGCGCGGATCGGTGACACCGAGCACCACCTCGCCGATGACATCGAGGGTGATCCCGGTCATCGCGTCCAGGCTGCGAACCGTCGACCCAGCCTGCCAGGTCCCCACGTGGGTGGCTGCGATCTGCTCGATCATCGTGCGATAACCGGTCAGGGCGGTCCCGGTGAAGGCTGGCATCAGCAGACGGCGGGCACGAGCGTGCTCGGCTTCGTCGGTGATGAGCACCGAATGATCGCCGAGCAGCGGGCGCAGGATGCCGTTGCTCTCGCCGGCGTGCAGGTCGGTGGGGGAGGCGGCGAAGATCTCGCGGACGTGTTCGGGACGGGTGAACACCACCAGGTGCCGGGCGTACGGCGGCACCATGCGCAGGGTGAAGGTGTCGCCGTAACGGCGAGCGGTGGCGGTCATGAACCGCTCCCGCGCTTGCACATACCGCATCGTCTGCGCGATCGCGGGTAGTCGGGGGCCGGGCGGGTACATGGCGACGGTCCTCTCCTGGACACCTCAGTCCACGGTAACCTCGGTCGCTCGGGCTGTGTGTCGATCTGGAAGTCCCGACCGATGGCATGAAGATCGACGTGGCGCGCCCGACGCAAGGGCGGTATCTGTGCGGCGCGATGGCCGTGGCTGCGGTGCTCAGGCCGAGGCCAGCAGGACGATGCCGCCGACGAGCAGCGCGA
It includes:
- a CDS encoding cytochrome P450; its protein translation is MYPPGPRLPAIAQTMRYVQARERFMTATARRYGDTFTLRMVPPYARHLVVFTRPEHVREIFAASPTDLHAGESNGILRPLLGDHSVLITDEAEHARARRLLMPAFTGTALTGYRTMIEQIAATHVGTWQAGSTVRSLDAMTGITLDVIGEVVLGVTDPRRRDLLGPPMRRITDISPLTLLGSRYPALQNRGPWRRFQHDRAGLDAHLYAEIEQRRTGDAPGADVLSRLMAAGRDDDTPLTPDELRDQLVTLLAAGHETTSAALSWALRELAADPVQQDLARRAALDGDTAYLEAVMKEALRYHWVIGGVVRKLTRDMMIGGHDLPAETVVATSILLAHKRPEAFPDAVFRPGRFLDGSVAPNTWLPFGGGVRRCIGAGFALMEGAAVLQEILRRHVLSLPAAARPRGRVRNITNVPSDGAPILVN